From a region of the Helianthus annuus cultivar XRQ/B chromosome 5, HanXRQr2.0-SUNRISE, whole genome shotgun sequence genome:
- the LOC110940363 gene encoding uncharacterized protein LOC110940363, protein MASLTPGILLKLLQTMNTNTRVTGDHRSPLLQVIGILPALAGGSDDLWPNHGFYVSLSDSLNSTYVSLSDKDTDLILTNRLQLGQFVYVDKFEFDCPVPRASGVRPVAGRHPFVGSPEQLIARVSSSKREFVIQNVEDSDDPVAAYLSSNKFDEQKEGRNRQVLAPKENVNNVDESTKTIEKAPQRFSSPCMKQQRSMSAGRKSTVERDPSPAGKAKRSSSPVPSKCVVPSLVAAKEENRKVAKEPAIIVPSRYRQPSPNGRKPASPSSRRMSMSPGRRLSSGVKVSQGTDSGNKKKMTTIAAEIGSSTKSTGSSTKSVGSSAKMSRKNWDETPGATEPKEKSVGKSKVDLQAILKTQAALSRRLSDAHNQDDLATIEKVKASLCGTPTTDKTALGITLHEKKWTDGSVPLDAVSLNLAKLGQDAMQRRNLASVAAAEALQEALATEALLRSFSMFANLCSMSKAVNPLPTIDSFMSVYNDTVKATATAESVASNQSQNQNRMMVHDNAPPTDHSKSLALWVEAALATDLEVVSLLSKEGFESPSQPQKQSLPETMKNHLMISSCKSSFSGSWVKGNGMNESVELGMSLQKEMQTWFLKFVEESLDAGFQVFGKNSGNSSSDVGPIKVILSQLKRVNDWLDRMISKQDEVLTGAVDRLKGKIYRFVIQHVGTTYDNSS, encoded by the exons ATGGCGTCTCTAACACCCGGAATCCTCTTAAAACTCCTCCAAACAATGAACACCAACACCCGGGTTACTGGCGACCACCGCTCCCCTCTCCTCCAGGTCATCGGCATCCTTCCCGCTCTCGCAGGAGGCTCAGACGACCTCTGGCCGAACCACGGGTTCTACGTTTCGCTATCGGACTCGCTTAATTCTACTTACGTGTCTCTGTCTGATAAAGACACGGATCTTATACTCACGAATCGGTTGCAGCTAGGGCAGTTTGTGTACGTTGATAAGTTTGAGTTTGATTGTCCGGTACCGCGTGCTTCTGGAGTGAGGCCGGTTGCTGGACGCCATCCGTTTGTTGGGAGTCCTGAACAGCTTATTGCGAGGGTTTCGAGTAGTAAGAGAGAGTTTGTGATTCAGAATGTTGAGGATTCGGATGATCCTGTCGCTGCTTATTTGTCCAGTAACAAGTTCGATGAACAGAAGGAG GGTAGAAACAGACAAGTACTTGCACCTAAAGAGAATGTGAATAATGTTGATGAATCAACAAAGACTATTGAAAAGGCTCCTCAAAGGTTTTCAAGCCCATGCATGAAGCAACAAAGGTCAATGTCAGCAGGGAGAAAGAGCACAGTCGAACGGGACCCATCGCCAGCTGGAAAAGCAAAACGATCTTCTTCTCCAGTGCCCTCAAAGTGTGTAGTTCCTAGCTTAGTTGCAGCCAAAGAAGAGAACCGAAAGGTTGCAAAAGAGCCAGCCATTATTGTACCTTCAAGATACAGACAACCATCACCCAACGGAAGAAAACCCGCGTCCCCAAGTTCAAGGAGAATGTCTATGTCACCCGGAAGGCGATTGTCTAGTGGAGTTAAGGTTTCTCAAGGAACAGATTCCGGGAACAAGAAAAAAATGACGACCATAGCTGCTGAGATCGGATCTTCCACAAAGTCAACAGGGTCTTCTACAAAGTCGGTTGGATCTTCCGCAAAGATGAGTAGGAAAAACTGGGACGAGACACCCGGAGCTACAGAACCGAAAGAGAAAAGTGTTGGTAAAAGTAAGGTGGATTTGCAAGCCATTCTGAAAACTCAG GCTGCTCTTTCCAGACGTTTAAGCGACGCGCATAATCAAGATGATTTAGCAACCATCGAAAAAGTCAAAGCTAGCTTGTGTGGCACTCCCACAACAGATAAGACTGCTCTGGGAATTACACTTCATGAAAAGAAATGGACCGATGGTAGTGTGCCTCTCGATGCAGTCTCCCTAAACCTAGCCAAGCTTGGACAG GATGCGATGCAGAGGAGAAATCTGGCTTCAGTAGCTGCAGCCGAAGCTTTGCAAGAAGCACTTGCTACAGAAGCTCTTCTCAGGAGTTTTAG CATGTTTGCAAATCTTTGTTCAATGTCAAAAGCCGTAAACCCTTTACCAACAATCGATAGTTTCATGTCTGTATATAACGATACTGTAAAAGCTACAGCAACAGCCGAATCTGTTGCAAGCAACCAGagccagaaccagaaccgcatgATGGTTCATGACAATGCACCACCAACAGACCATTCAAAGTCCCTAGCCCTATGGGTGGAAGCCGCATTAGCGACTGACCTTGAAGTTGTTTCCCTTTTATCAAAAGAAGGGTTCGAGTCCCCATCTCAACCCCAAAAACAATCTTTACCTGAAACCATGAAAAACCATTTGATGATTTCTTCTTGCAAGTCTTCATTTAGTGGATCATGGGTGAAAGGCAATGGGATGAATGAGAGTGTCGAATTAGGAATGAGTTTGCAAAAGGAGATGCAAACATGGTTCTTGAAGTTTGTTGAGGAGTCACTAGATGCAGGTTTTCAGGTTTTTGGCAAGAACAGTGGTAATAGTTCTTCTGATGTGGGTCCCATAAAGGTGATTTTGTCGCAgcttaaacgagttaacgattggTTAGATCGTATGATCTCGAAGCAGGACGAGGTGTTGACTGGAGCGGTTGACCGGTTGAAGGGAAAGATTTATAGGTTTGTCATTCAACATGTTGGGACTACATATGACAACTCATCTTGA